The Salvelinus alpinus chromosome 30, SLU_Salpinus.1, whole genome shotgun sequence genomic interval GGATCCCAAATCCCAAAAGAGGAAACAAACAAACTACACAAACAGGCAGACTTCATAGACCTTCCCATCAAGGCAATGAGAGATTGGAATCATTACAGCAACTGAAGGATTACAAAGGAAAACTCCCCCTCTCTCATAAACAATTGATCTTTGGACTTCAAACTTTCATAAAAAAATGCGTTGGTCTTCAAACCCCCAGATAAGGCGGTTAAGTAAGGAGGGGAGGATAAAGAGATTCTCTCTGCATCAATGATTTTTCTAGTCTGTCCCATCCTCCCTTTCCTTCATCAGATATTCATTGTGACTgggatgtcctactatatcagcGAAATCTTCAATGTCATGAGTTCACCAGGAAACTGAAACCAGCACTAGATCAGGGTCAAATCAACACAAGAACAATCCCCTGATAACAGCAACACCCTTGCTGACTACTTCAATCAGAACGTGTTCACTATTGTAATTGGTTTCTTCTTCAATAGATTACCCTCAAGAGGAGTTGTTCAGACACTGTCAGTGAACCATGAAGGAAGACATCTTGGATTTTTTCAGTGACTTGTGGAAGGTGGCCACCACTAAGCATGACCAGGGGATCTATAACACAGTCTGCCTGGTGGTGCTGCTAGCCCTGCCTATGGTGGTGCTCTTCACTTCTCTGGTGGTGTGCTgccactgctgctgctgtcgccgGGCCAACTCCGCTGGTTGCTGTGCAGACAGCCCCAGCTCAGCCACAGCAAAATCAGACAAAAATAAGAAGATTCCGAAAGATGAGGACTTGTGGATCTCGGTCAAAACAGGACCTATGACACCAGACAGGGTTGCCCTGACGATGGTGTAAGGTTCAGATAAGGTTTTATCCTTTTGTATTCACATGAAGCTCTTTTTTTACTGCAAGGTACAGGTGCAGGATGCCGAGCACTGGTGTTCAATATGCTCGACAGAAACGGTTAAAAGACACTAAAAGAGCAAACGATACGtcattgattgtgtgtgtgtgtgtgtgtgtgtgtgtgtgtgtgtgtgtgtgtgtgtgtgtgtgtgtgtgtgtgtgtgtgtgtgtgtgtgtgtgtgtgtgtgtgtgtgtgcgtgcgtgcgtgcgtgcgtgcgtgcgtgcgtgcgtgcgtgcgtgcgtgcgtgcgtgcgtgcgtgcgtgcgtgcgtgcgtgcgtgtgtgttcttCTATCCATGTCGGGACCTaaaatccccaaaagtccccaCAACGATAGTAAAACAAGTCAAATTCCCATGTCCTCATGAGGACAAAGACTatcgggttagggttagggttagaattagggttagggtagggattaggtttagggttagaattagggttagggtaagggattAGGTTTAGGAGTAAGgattagggtttgggttagggttacagg includes:
- the LOC139559798 gene encoding uncharacterized protein KIAA0040 homolog; this encodes MKEDILDFFSDLWKVATTKHDQGIYNTVCLVVLLALPMVVLFTSLVVCCHCCCCRRANSAGCCADSPSSATAKSDKNKKIPKDEDLWISVKTGPMTPDRVALTMV